The Aureispira anguillae genome contains a region encoding:
- a CDS encoding serine hydrolase domain-containing protein, which produces MKKRKIFFSLLVLTTFFMACQKKWAPPIGLDIGKLEANIHHELEGKVVGYGWAAYRDGELISSGGKGWARAEGYDSDPSAYTANTSSTIFSTTKTITAASFIENLEEWGISLEDKIWNYLPAAWTKDRSLSNVTFKQLLKHTSGLDGTFDRYTQMRNQVANVGLTGTIGDWNYANINYTLFRVLIPNIMNSNMVDQKIQESDQAIVDYCAYLYENFVSTKMAKAGMPGFQYISTNYLEALPKTLYYNFDTYKNGPSTNAKGQLMFDCHDISGAGGWFMSPVQYAAFIDGLFNNKLLDAPSLQIMKDEQLGMFPTTGKYGTYYTHNGGGGWGTQGKGGQSIWMHYPHANVSLFITWNSLNNDLSKTRRALIKDVFDEAYTD; this is translated from the coding sequence ATGAAAAAGCGTAAAATATTTTTTAGCCTATTGGTACTAACTACTTTTTTTATGGCTTGCCAAAAAAAATGGGCTCCTCCAATTGGGTTAGATATCGGTAAATTGGAAGCGAATATTCACCATGAATTAGAAGGAAAGGTCGTTGGCTATGGCTGGGCAGCTTATCGTGATGGCGAATTGATTAGTTCTGGCGGAAAGGGTTGGGCAAGGGCAGAAGGCTATGATAGTGATCCCTCTGCATATACTGCAAATACAAGCAGTACGATTTTTAGTACAACTAAAACGATAACCGCAGCTAGCTTTATAGAAAATTTAGAGGAATGGGGGATTAGTTTAGAGGATAAAATTTGGAATTATTTGCCAGCAGCTTGGACAAAAGATCGCTCATTGAGTAATGTTACGTTCAAGCAACTGTTAAAACACACAAGTGGTTTAGATGGGACGTTTGATCGATATACCCAAATGAGAAACCAAGTCGCTAATGTTGGTCTTACTGGAACAATAGGAGATTGGAATTATGCCAACATCAATTATACCCTTTTTAGGGTCTTAATTCCCAATATAATGAATAGCAATATGGTCGATCAAAAAATACAAGAAAGCGATCAAGCTATTGTAGATTACTGTGCCTATTTATATGAAAATTTTGTGAGTACTAAAATGGCAAAAGCAGGAATGCCTGGATTTCAATACATCAGTACTAACTATTTAGAAGCCTTACCCAAAACATTGTATTACAATTTTGATACCTATAAGAATGGCCCAAGTACAAATGCCAAAGGGCAATTGATGTTTGATTGTCACGATATATCGGGTGCTGGTGGATGGTTTATGAGCCCTGTCCAATATGCAGCATTTATAGATGGTTTGTTCAATAATAAGTTGCTAGATGCTCCTAGTCTTCAGATCATGAAAGATGAACAACTTGGAATGTTTCCAACAACAGGGAAATATGGCACTTATTATACACATAATGGTGGCGGAGGCTGGGGAACTCAAGGCAAAGGAGGACAATCTATTTGGATGCATTACCCTCATGCAAACGTTTCTTTATTCATCACTTGGAACTCTCTTAATAATGATCTTAGTAAAACGAGAAGGGCATTGATAAAAGATGTGTTTGATGAGGCGTATACGGATTAG